A window from Mus caroli chromosome 2, CAROLI_EIJ_v1.1, whole genome shotgun sequence encodes these proteins:
- the Lamp5 gene encoding lysosome-associated membrane glycoprotein 5 encodes MDLRGRTLLGGDRLRILLMFFHVMAQTVAEQEVENLSGLSTNPEKDIFVVRENGTTCLMAEFAAKFIVPYDVWASNYVDLITEQAEISLTRGAEVKGHCGHNESELEVFWVDHAYTLRMLFVKESHNTSKGPEATWNLNKVHFVYDSSEKTHFKAPVKANKYTASSHHLSALVTPAGMSYECQAQQTISLASSDPQKTVTMILSAVHIQPFDIISDFVFSEEHKCPVDEREQLEETLPLILGLILGLVIVITLVIYHIHHKMTANQVQIPRDRSQYKHMG; translated from the exons ATGGATCTCCGAGGAAGAACCCTTCTCGGTGGAGACAGACTTCGGATTCTCCTAATGTTCTTCC ATGTAATGGCCCAAACCGTGGCAGAACAAGAAGTGGAAAATCTTTCGGGCCTTTCCACGAACCCCGAGAAAGACATATTTGTGGTGCGGGAAAATGGGACGACGTGTCTCATGGCAGAGTTTGCAGCCAAATTTATTGTACCTTATGATGTGTGGGCCAGCAATTATGTGGAT CTGATCACAGAACAGGCTGAGATCTCCTTGACCCGGGGAGCTGAGGTGAAGGGCCACTGTGGCCACAACGAGTCGGAACTGGAGGTGTTCTGGGTAGATCACGCCTACACACTCAGAATGCTCTTTGTAAAG GAAAGTCACAAcacttccaaaggaccagaggcGACTTGGAATCTGAACAAGGTGCATTTTGTCTATGATTCCTCCGAGAAGACTCACTTTAAAGCCCCTGTGAAGG CTAATAAGTACACTGCCAGCTCTCATCACCTCTCTGCCTTGGTCACCCCAGCTGGGATGTCCTATGAGTGTCAGGCTCAGCAGACCATTTCTCTGGCCTCCAGTGATCCTCAGAAGACTGTCACCATGATCCTGTCTGCAGTGCACATCCAGCCCTTTGACATCATCTCTGACTTTGTCTTCAGTGAAG AACATAAATGTCCAGTGGATGAGCGAGAGCAGTTGGAAGAGACCCTGCCACTGATCCTGGGCCTCATCTTGGGCCTTGTCATTGTCATAACACTTGTGATCTACCACATCCATCATAAAATGACTGCCAATCAAGTGCAGATCCCAAGGGACCGTTCCCAGTACAAGCACATGGGCTAG